The stretch of DNA ACCCCATTCACCTTTTATGTATCCTGCTTGTTCCAAATGTTGAAGTAGAGGGTAAACGCCTCCAGCAGTAGGTTTCCAAAAACCTTCTGTGCGGTCTTCGACTTCTTTCATTAGTTCATAACCGTGATACGGTTTTTTACTTAACAGTAACAGAAAGGCAATGCGCATGTAACCTTTTTGAGATTCTTTGGTCCATTTTGAAGCTGTTTGTTCGTCTAGGCCATGATGCATTTTTATTCAAGACTCTTATGTAAAAGTAATATTTATATTTTGGTGCAATATATTGCAACTAAATATATTAGCAGGTGTTTAACCAATGGAAAACAACATAATAATAGAAGTGAATAACCTCACAAAGAAGTTCAATGACTTCACCGCAGTAGACCACATATCATTTGATGTAAAAAAAAGCGAAATATTTGGTTTACTAGGACCAAACGGTGCTGGAAAAAGCACAACAATAAGAATGCTAACCACGCTAGCTCGCCCCACTGAAGGCACAGCTAAAATTGGCGGATACGACATAGTAAAACAAGACAGCAAAGTCAGGCAACAGATTGGTCTTGTTTCGGAAAAAATGATAATGTACGACCGTCTAACCGCCAAAGAAAACCTGAGGTTTTTTGGAAAACTCTACAACATGCCAAAAGACATGCTAGAAGCTAAAATTGATGAACTGTTAGAAATGCTTCAGTTAAGTAAATGGAAAAACACGAAAGTTGGCACATTCTCCACAGGCATGAGACAAAGAATGAATGTAATACGAGCTTTACTAAACACGCCCAAAGTGCTGTTTCTTGACGAACCTACACTGGGACTGGACCCTCATTCTACAGTTGAAATCAGAGAATTTATAAAAAAACTCAACGTTGAACACAAAACTACAATCATTCTCACTACTCACATGATGAACGAAGCAGACATCCTCTGTGACCGAATCGGCATTATAGACCAAGGCAAAATTGTTGCCCTTGACACTTCAACAAATCTTAAAAAAATGATTTCAGGCAACGATGCGACAATTCTGAAGCTTGAGATTCCAAACATTACCACTAAATTGCTTAGTAAAATACAGTCCATTGAATGTGTTAATACAGTCTCCCAAGAAAACAATTCACATATCAAAGTTCACGCAACAGGAGACAGCGCCTTTGACAAGATAATTGACACTGTACGAAAAGAAAATGCGAAAATAAATTCCATGGAAAAACTGCAACCCACCCTTGAGGATGTCTTTTTGCACATAACTGGTCGTAAAGTCAGAGACGAAGCAACAAACAAAATACCAATGAAACACGGTCCTAGATCAAGACGGCTTAGACCTAAACAGAGAGGCAGATGATAAAAATGGGAGCTAAGAACATTTTATCTCATAGTCTGAGAATTGCTTGGAAAGACCTACTAGAAGTTTTCAGGAACCGCTTGGGACTGGTCATGTTGATACTGATGCCAGTTTTTATGATGGTAATGGTTGGTTACATTTATCCTTCTGGAAACTCTATGACCGACGTAAATGTTGCCTTGGTCAATGAAGACATTGGATATAATGGATACACCAATGCTAGTTTAGCATTAACGGGCATCTTAGAAACCACAAGCAACAACATAGAAGGAATGAGCCTCACGTACGCATCAAGTTTTGATGATTTACGTGAAATGATTCAGCGAGGAGACGTAGATGCAGGAATCGTAATAGCAAAAAATTTCAGTTCAAGCGTAATGAATGGACAACAAGGAACTATCACATTAGTTACTGATCAGTCAAATATGCAGATGTCTTCGATGTTAGAAGCTGTTCTACAGGAAGTATTCGATCAATTGGGGACAATGTTAGCTCAACAGAACGTTCAAATGTTGGGTGTTGACCCAAACAATTCGTTAGCAATAGTACAGCCATACAATATCGAAACAGCTGGAGCTATAGAAGGCGAATTTAGTTATTTCGATTTCGTAGCACCTGGAATCATAGCAATGACCGTAATGATGAGCGTCATGACGGGACTTCCAGTAGCAATTTCAGAAGAAAGAGAAAGCGGCACACTTGACGGGATGATGGTAGCCCCCATCAATAGACTCTCAGTCATACTTGGGAAAACTATAGCTCAAATAGGCAGAGGGTTATTACAAGGAGCAATAATTATCGCAATTGCAACAACATTGTTTGGTGTTACTATTCATGGAAACATCCTGTTAGTCTTTGCACTTCTACTCTTGTGTGTATTCAGCTTCGTTGGTCTAGGAATTCTATTAACATCATTTACAAAAGACCAAGAAACAGCATCAATGATGATGACTACAATAATGTTCCCAATGATGTTCCTTAGTGGAGTATTCTTCCCCATCGAGCAAATGCCATG from Candidatus Bathyarchaeum sp. encodes:
- a CDS encoding ATP-binding cassette domain-containing protein; the protein is MENNIIIEVNNLTKKFNDFTAVDHISFDVKKSEIFGLLGPNGAGKSTTIRMLTTLARPTEGTAKIGGYDIVKQDSKVRQQIGLVSEKMIMYDRLTAKENLRFFGKLYNMPKDMLEAKIDELLEMLQLSKWKNTKVGTFSTGMRQRMNVIRALLNTPKVLFLDEPTLGLDPHSTVEIREFIKKLNVEHKTTIILTTHMMNEADILCDRIGIIDQGKIVALDTSTNLKKMISGNDATILKLEIPNITTKLLSKIQSIECVNTVSQENNSHIKVHATGDSAFDKIIDTVRKENAKINSMEKLQPTLEDVFLHITGRKVRDEATNKIPMKHGPRSRRLRPKQRGR
- a CDS encoding ABC transporter permease, with amino-acid sequence MGAKNILSHSLRIAWKDLLEVFRNRLGLVMLILMPVFMMVMVGYIYPSGNSMTDVNVALVNEDIGYNGYTNASLALTGILETTSNNIEGMSLTYASSFDDLREMIQRGDVDAGIVIAKNFSSSVMNGQQGTITLVTDQSNMQMSSMLEAVLQEVFDQLGTMLAQQNVQMLGVDPNNSLAIVQPYNIETAGAIEGEFSYFDFVAPGIIAMTVMMSVMTGLPVAISEERESGTLDGMMVAPINRLSVILGKTIAQIGRGLLQGAIIIAIATTLFGVTIHGNILLVFALLLLCVFSFVGLGILLTSFTKDQETASMMMTTIMFPMMFLSGVFFPIEQMPWFMQTISKFLPLTYVADALRKVMVLGADIPAITTELSILIVFGVTMIAIAVPVFKRAMTR